A genomic stretch from Anabaena cylindrica PCC 7122 includes:
- a CDS encoding precorrin-8X methylmutase, with protein sequence MKIEHLTIKELTDAVGGGVTPRMVRHYHTLGLLPPVQRSEGNYRLYTQQDVQRLQRVIALKQQGFQLSHIHQLLDSHSEETIDPNLMAKLQQQYRSVIQQITRLRQTASALEGLLGQDRNCQITQAEALAQLKQLEVDTQEGLGKLDQLWINLDAETTTHPEAFQESLQRLLPDLSHYSEITVHLLHQLVLACGDVSLVNFVRLSRDAIAAVWDALKFGCSVVTDVPAVAAMLDHTRLAHLGCSVEALIDDPHITGASEAEQAFWDHHLWQERLQQIPKGCVLVIGYAPSVLLSACKLIEQQQVQPAFVIGMPIGFSHAPAAKRRLMETQIPYITIQGSLGGGLLAAMTLNALVETFIEKPDCHCYLTRP encoded by the coding sequence ATGAAAATTGAACACCTGACGATTAAAGAACTGACGGATGCGGTTGGGGGTGGCGTTACCCCTCGGATGGTGCGGCACTATCATACGCTAGGCTTGCTACCACCCGTACAACGCTCAGAAGGCAACTACCGCCTTTATACCCAACAAGATGTACAACGACTGCAACGGGTAATAGCACTGAAACAACAAGGGTTTCAGTTGTCCCACATTCACCAGCTATTAGACAGCCATTCAGAGGAAACGATTGATCCGAATTTGATGGCTAAATTGCAGCAGCAATATCGTTCCGTTATTCAGCAGATTACCCGGTTGCGCCAAACCGCATCCGCATTGGAGGGATTACTGGGGCAAGATCGCAATTGTCAAATCACACAAGCCGAAGCTCTGGCACAACTAAAGCAATTGGAAGTTGATACTCAGGAGGGGTTGGGGAAGCTAGATCAACTTTGGATAAACCTAGATGCGGAGACAACCACGCACCCCGAAGCGTTTCAAGAATCTTTGCAGCGGCTACTCCCCGATTTATCTCATTATTCTGAAATCACGGTGCATCTGTTGCATCAACTTGTGCTGGCGTGTGGAGATGTCAGCTTAGTCAATTTCGTTCGGTTGAGTCGAGATGCGATCGCTGCTGTATGGGATGCTCTCAAATTCGGGTGTTCGGTAGTGACAGATGTACCTGCCGTAGCTGCCATGCTCGATCACACGCGGTTGGCTCATTTAGGATGTTCCGTTGAAGCACTGATTGATGACCCTCACATCACAGGGGCAAGTGAGGCAGAACAGGCTTTTTGGGATCATCACCTCTGGCAGGAACGACTACAACAAATTCCAAAGGGGTGTGTACTCGTGATTGGATACGCCCCTTCGGTACTCCTGAGTGCCTGTAAGTTGATTGAGCAGCAGCAAGTTCAACCAGCTTTTGTAATTGGAATGCCGATCGGATTTAGTCATGCCCCAGCAGCAAAGCGACGATTAATGGAAACACAAATTCCTTACATCACGATTCAAGGCAGTCTCGGTGGTGGACTTTTAGCTGCGATGACGTTAAACGCATTGGTTGAAACATTTATTGAAAAGCCAGATTGCCACTGCTATCTCACTCGTCCGTAG
- a CDS encoding DUF2127 domain-containing protein — protein sequence MIKKHPPGLIAIVIYKGFVALLLTATSIVLLLALKKHDTLVVFSESYILEGKREVIEWLLEKIINIKPQTLKFSGIATAIYAVVTAIEAIGLWYEKTWAKILVIGLVGISIPPEIYELIKGVTIFKFLVFIVNLAVLSYLVKHFYKH from the coding sequence ATGATTAAGAAGCATCCTCCAGGATTAATAGCAATTGTTATTTATAAAGGCTTTGTTGCTTTACTGCTTACAGCTACATCTATTGTTCTACTGTTAGCTTTAAAAAAACATGATACTCTTGTGGTCTTTTCCGAATCTTACATACTGGAAGGGAAACGCGAAGTTATTGAGTGGTTACTGGAAAAAATTATTAATATCAAACCACAAACTTTAAAATTTAGTGGAATTGCCACTGCAATATATGCAGTTGTCACAGCTATTGAAGCTATCGGTTTATGGTATGAAAAAACTTGGGCAAAGATATTAGTGATTGGATTAGTTGGTATTAGTATACCTCCCGAAATCTATGAGTTAATTAAAGGGGTAACGATTTTCAAATTTTTAGTCTTTATAGTTAATCTAGCTGTACTATCGTACTTGGTTAAACACTTTTATAAACATTAA
- a CDS encoding DUF305 domain-containing protein — translation MIPMQLLTLKNSFLTFALVAIASFSSSVLTACSTPTSQNQSQAPNPTNTAIDTSDKQPMNHDGMMNQGSGMMNHSMAMDLGPADANYDLRFIDAMIPHHQGATVMANVAQQKSKRPQIKKLADEIIKAQNQEITQMKQWRTTWYPKAGDKPMAYDTKMGHMMEMSPDQMQAMMMNMDLGAGDAEFDLRFINAMIPHHESAVVMAKDALQKSQRPEIKNLAQEIIKAQELEINQMKQWRKAWYNK, via the coding sequence ATGATCCCTATGCAATTACTTACTCTGAAAAACAGCTTTTTGACATTTGCTTTGGTAGCGATCGCTTCTTTTTCCAGCAGCGTTTTGACAGCCTGTTCTACACCCACTTCCCAAAACCAAAGCCAAGCACCAAACCCTACTAACACTGCTATCGATACTAGCGATAAGCAACCGATGAACCATGACGGCATGATGAATCAGGGTAGTGGCATGATGAACCACAGCATGGCAATGGATTTGGGACCAGCCGATGCTAACTATGATTTGCGCTTTATTGATGCGATGATTCCGCACCATCAGGGAGCAACGGTAATGGCGAATGTTGCACAGCAAAAATCGAAACGCCCACAGATCAAAAAGCTAGCAGACGAAATTATCAAAGCACAAAACCAAGAAATTACGCAGATGAAACAGTGGCGTACAACCTGGTATCCCAAAGCGGGAGATAAACCAATGGCTTATGATACCAAAATGGGTCACATGATGGAGATGTCACCTGATCAAATGCAAGCCATGATGATGAACATGGACTTGGGTGCAGGTGATGCAGAATTTGACCTGCGTTTTATTAACGCGATGATTCCTCACCATGAATCAGCTGTAGTTATGGCGAAAGATGCCTTGCAAAAGTCTCAGCGTCCTGAAATCAAAAACTTGGCTCAAGAAATTATCAAAGCCCAAGAATTAGAGATTAATCAAATGAAACAGTGGCGCAAAGCTTGGTATAACAAGTAG
- a CDS encoding DUF347 domain-containing protein has product MNKVAKVTIFFWIMKIIATTLGETAGDFISMSLGLGYYVAFAITFAILAILLFFQIQSDRYRPALYWLAIIATTTAGTEVSDLMDRSLGLGYAMGSLILVACLLSVLAIWYYRDRDLSVYPIVRKDAETTYWLAIVFSNSLGTAFGDFLTSNLGLSYIQGALVTASVIGVVIALHYITKLSDVLLFWLAFIFTRPFGATFGDFLTKPIKNGGLSLPRGYASAIAFILLAIVLFFSVRKEKKVRYPIE; this is encoded by the coding sequence ATGAACAAAGTTGCAAAAGTCACAATTTTCTTTTGGATTATGAAGATCATTGCCACGACGCTGGGCGAGACGGCAGGTGACTTCATCTCAATGTCTCTTGGGCTGGGGTATTACGTAGCCTTTGCCATAACTTTTGCCATTCTAGCTATTCTCCTGTTTTTTCAAATTCAATCCGACAGATATCGTCCAGCCCTTTACTGGTTGGCCATCATTGCGACAACCACAGCCGGAACTGAAGTTTCAGACCTGATGGATCGATCGCTTGGGCTAGGCTACGCAATGGGATCGCTGATCCTAGTAGCCTGTCTCTTGAGCGTTCTTGCCATCTGGTATTACCGGGATCGAGATTTGAGTGTTTATCCAATCGTGAGGAAAGACGCAGAGACAACGTATTGGCTGGCGATTGTGTTCTCCAACAGTTTGGGAACAGCCTTTGGTGATTTTCTGACAAGCAACTTAGGACTGAGCTATATCCAGGGCGCATTGGTAACAGCCAGCGTCATTGGTGTTGTCATTGCCCTTCACTACATAACAAAGTTGAGCGATGTTCTCCTATTCTGGCTTGCATTCATCTTCACGCGACCCTTCGGAGCTACCTTCGGGGATTTTCTTACCAAACCGATAAAAAATGGCGGTTTATCACTGCCAAGGGGCTATGCTTCAGCGATCGCCTTTATCCTGCTGGCGATTGTCCTATTCTTTTCCGTGCGAAAGGAGAAAAAAGTGCGTTACCCAATTGAGTGA
- a CDS encoding response regulator transcription factor: MRILIVEDDDRIAKPLAEDLKHQHHAVDIAGDGIEGWEYAQAGNYDLILLDLMLPRLDGITLCKRLRASNCNAFILMLTARDTTPDKIIGLDAGADDYLVKPFELEELAARIRALSRRSPETRQLILIHGELQLDPSNCHVTYADKPLSLTHKEYMILECFLKNPTQILTRSAILDKLWEFDKLSGEETVKTHITNLRKKLRAVGSSEDFIETVYGVGYRLCPK; this comes from the coding sequence ATGAGAATTTTAATAGTTGAAGATGACGATCGCATTGCTAAACCCTTAGCCGAAGATTTAAAACATCAGCATCATGCTGTTGATATTGCTGGTGATGGAATTGAAGGTTGGGAATACGCCCAAGCAGGTAATTATGATTTAATTTTATTAGATTTAATGTTGCCGCGCTTAGATGGAATCACTCTCTGTAAACGGCTACGTGCTTCTAATTGTAACGCTTTTATTTTGATGTTGACAGCACGAGATACAACCCCAGATAAAATAATTGGACTTGATGCTGGTGCAGATGATTATTTAGTTAAACCATTTGAACTAGAAGAATTAGCAGCACGAATTCGAGCTTTATCTCGAAGGAGTCCAGAAACTCGCCAATTAATTTTAATTCATGGTGAGCTACAACTAGATCCTAGTAATTGTCATGTCACCTATGCAGATAAGCCTTTATCATTAACACATAAAGAATACATGATATTGGAATGTTTTTTGAAAAATCCTACTCAAATTTTGACTCGCTCGGCAATTTTAGATAAATTGTGGGAGTTTGATAAATTATCTGGAGAGGAAACCGTTAAAACTCACATTACAAATTTAAGAAAGAAACTCAGAGCAGTAGGAAGTTCAGAAGATTTTATCGAAACTGTCTACGGTGTTGGTTATCGTCTGTGTCCTAAGTGA
- a CDS encoding efflux RND transporter periplasmic adaptor subunit: protein MGISNLFQCSAPLRYISLTMLSLLLLNTPTTVLAGAGHDHTGASSFQGGESKTTGSVEVDTETAKLLGVKVEPVQRQRLAVGIKTTGQIEILPSQKVEVTTPIEGVKVVELLVEPGASVKKGQPVAVVTSPGLVTLRVESQDKLAQGQADLQQAQADLRLAQQNYDRYQQIAAAEIAQAQSQVAFAQEKYQKDQVLATEGALARRNALESQTQLAEAKAKLTTANSHRDVIQAENQLKRAQVSVQLAKSNINRSSAIYETRLLQLGNRANAKGLIIVTAPISGKVTDREVTIGQSFQDAGGKLMTIVNDSRVFATANIYEKDLDKVRTGQQVRMKVASVPNQTFTGRITRIGSVVEGETRVVPVQAEVNNARGQLKPGMFAEFEVVTDQTSTATLAIPQSAVVDANNKKLIYVQNGNAFQSVEVELGQTSGDLIEIKSGLFEGDSVVTQRAPQLYAQSLKGGGESNEPEGKEQEQAHSEDTKTNSLPVPLWLFGAGGVTLATLAFVAGSFWSNRRNRSRLIPVSDGFNYETEVYIDNHKQPTPTTSVEENDKHPHSN from the coding sequence ATGGGAATCTCTAATTTGTTTCAATGTTCTGCGCCACTGCGTTATATTTCGTTGACAATGTTGAGTTTGTTACTACTAAATACTCCTACTACTGTTTTGGCTGGTGCTGGACACGACCATACTGGTGCAAGTTCATTTCAGGGTGGTGAAAGCAAAACAACTGGTTCTGTCGAAGTTGATACCGAAACCGCAAAACTGCTAGGAGTTAAGGTCGAACCAGTGCAGCGCCAACGATTAGCCGTCGGCATTAAAACCACTGGACAAATTGAAATCTTACCTAGCCAGAAAGTGGAAGTCACAACCCCAATTGAAGGGGTAAAAGTAGTTGAACTATTGGTGGAACCCGGTGCATCAGTAAAGAAAGGTCAACCTGTCGCCGTTGTAACCAGTCCAGGTTTAGTGACATTGCGCGTGGAATCTCAGGACAAATTAGCACAAGGTCAAGCTGATTTACAACAAGCTCAAGCTGACTTGAGGCTGGCTCAACAAAATTATGATCGCTATCAACAAATAGCCGCCGCCGAAATCGCCCAAGCCCAAAGCCAAGTAGCATTTGCTCAAGAAAAGTATCAGAAAGATCAAGTGTTAGCAACTGAAGGTGCTTTGGCACGTCGTAACGCCCTTGAATCTCAAACCCAACTTGCAGAAGCTAAAGCTAAACTAACCACAGCTAATAGTCACCGCGATGTTATCCAGGCTGAAAATCAACTCAAACGCGCTCAAGTATCAGTTCAACTAGCAAAATCCAATATTAATCGCAGCAGCGCTATTTATGAAACGCGGCTGCTACAACTAGGAAACCGCGCTAATGCTAAGGGACTAATAATAGTAACTGCTCCAATTTCCGGTAAGGTTACTGACAGGGAAGTTACTATCGGTCAATCATTTCAGGACGCGGGTGGTAAATTAATGACGATTGTGAATGATAGTCGGGTTTTTGCCACAGCAAATATTTATGAAAAAGATTTAGATAAAGTGAGGACAGGTCAACAGGTCAGGATGAAAGTTGCTAGTGTACCTAATCAAACCTTTACAGGAAGGATTACACGAATTGGCTCAGTGGTAGAAGGAGAAACGCGAGTAGTACCAGTACAAGCCGAAGTCAATAATGCTAGAGGGCAGCTTAAACCTGGAATGTTTGCCGAATTTGAAGTTGTAACCGACCAGACATCTACAGCTACTTTGGCAATTCCCCAGTCTGCTGTAGTGGATGCAAATAATAAGAAATTGATCTATGTCCAAAACGGCAATGCCTTCCAATCTGTTGAAGTTGAGTTAGGACAAACCTCTGGAGATTTAATTGAGATTAAAAGTGGTTTATTCGAGGGAGATTCAGTCGTTACCCAACGTGCGCCACAACTTTATGCACAATCATTGAAGGGTGGTGGTGAATCCAACGAACCAGAAGGAAAAGAACAAGAACAAGCACATTCAGAGGACACTAAGACTAACAGCTTACCAGTACCTCTGTGGTTATTTGGAGCAGGAGGAGTGACCCTTGCTACTTTGGCTTTTGTAGCAGGTAGTTTCTGGTCTAACCGTCGTAACCGTTCCCGTCTAATACCAGTAAGTGACGGTTTTAATTATGAAACCGAGGTTTATATCGACAACCACAAACAACCAACCCCCACCACTTCTGTTGAGGAAAATGACAAGCATCCTCATTCTAATTAA
- a CDS encoding MFS transporter, whose translation MNTLTFFRSLRNPVFARLYTAQTTSLLGDALTWVGLALLAFELAGKNAAVVLSVALTLRVTAFVLLSPLAGAIADRLDRKKIMVVTHIFRMLIVGMLPFVTQIWQVYVLIFALNVFNAFFTPTYQATIPLVTGENDYPQAIALSAATFQLLGVLGPGIAGSVAAFIGARQVFFLDALSFAIAAVLIFTLPGQLVIAQNQQPSRTTHRTWGDIKDGTTRLLIDAPIRYALAMQLVASIAGAQILVNTVGYVQGTLNLGEVQYGWVMAAFGIGATLCAVIYGTFNRSLPRTTFVFIGATLITLALLPVNYANLAPLMLLWFVAGAGQSLVNLPTQTLIADRIPAGVQGRVYGAHFAWSHLWWAISYPLAGWLGSNFAEREFLYGSLVGLMLLVVVQVTLSPQLHEHEHLHYLSEHEHKHIHDEHHQHEHNQGMAVGEPHNHRHEHTVIINHSHPHTRDIHHRHSH comes from the coding sequence ATGAATACCTTGACATTTTTCCGCAGCTTGAGAAATCCGGTATTTGCAAGGCTGTACACTGCTCAAACTACTAGTTTATTGGGCGATGCACTCACTTGGGTGGGTTTAGCCCTTCTGGCCTTTGAGTTAGCTGGAAAGAATGCAGCAGTTGTGCTTTCAGTAGCTTTAACTCTGCGTGTCACTGCTTTTGTGTTGCTATCTCCCCTTGCAGGTGCGATCGCAGACCGCCTCGACCGTAAGAAAATCATGGTTGTTACCCACATATTCAGAATGTTAATTGTGGGTATGTTGCCTTTTGTGACGCAAATTTGGCAAGTTTACGTATTAATATTTGCGCTTAACGTTTTTAATGCTTTCTTCACCCCAACTTATCAAGCCACAATTCCATTAGTCACAGGTGAGAATGACTATCCCCAAGCGATCGCTCTTTCGGCTGCTACTTTTCAATTGCTTGGTGTACTTGGCCCTGGTATCGCTGGAAGTGTCGCCGCCTTCATTGGTGCAAGACAAGTCTTCTTCTTGGATGCTCTCAGTTTTGCGATCGCGGCAGTCTTAATCTTCACATTACCAGGTCAGCTTGTCATTGCACAAAATCAACAGCCTTCTAGGACAACACACCGAACATGGGGAGACATTAAAGACGGTACAACTCGCCTGCTTATAGATGCACCTATTCGTTACGCGCTAGCAATGCAGTTAGTCGCATCAATTGCCGGAGCGCAAATCTTAGTAAATACTGTTGGTTATGTCCAAGGTACACTTAACTTGGGAGAAGTGCAGTACGGCTGGGTGATGGCAGCTTTTGGGATTGGTGCAACCCTCTGTGCAGTTATTTATGGTACTTTCAATAGAAGTTTGCCGCGTACAACGTTTGTTTTTATTGGTGCAACTTTGATCACCTTGGCTTTGTTACCTGTCAACTACGCAAATTTAGCACCACTGATGCTGTTATGGTTTGTGGCGGGTGCAGGGCAAAGTTTAGTGAACTTACCCACCCAGACATTAATTGCAGACCGCATCCCAGCTGGTGTGCAAGGGCGAGTTTATGGCGCACACTTTGCCTGGAGTCATCTTTGGTGGGCAATCTCCTACCCTCTTGCCGGTTGGTTGGGAAGTAACTTTGCTGAACGCGAGTTTCTTTACGGTAGCTTAGTGGGCTTGATGCTGCTAGTGGTAGTGCAAGTTACCCTCTCACCTCAACTGCATGAACACGAACATCTCCACTATCTCAGTGAGCATGAACACAAACACATCCACGATGAACACCATCAGCATGAGCATAATCAGGGGATGGCTGTAGGCGAACCTCACAACCATCGTCACGAACATACGGTGATTATCAATCATAGCCACCCTCACACAAGGGACATTCACCATCGCCATAGTCATTGA
- a CDS encoding heavy metal translocating P-type ATPase: MVSTSAFRVHFPNLLKKHPDAVAAISCAVLVFLGWQTLNFGWIGVALFILTAAYVIGGFESAREGLTTLFKEKELDVDLLMIVAALGAAGLGLWRREYYMIVDGAVLILIFAISGALEGYAMQRTERSIQGLMSLTTDTARVMRNGQERTIPISELRIGDQVLVKPGELVPTDGLVMEGFSTLNQASITGESIPVEKTVGDEVFAGTINGSGALRLKIHQPPESSLIQRVIRLVQQAQNEAPPSQQFIERFERGYAKVIVIAGILLGTLPPFLLGWNWEDTIYRALIFLVVASPCALMASIMPTVLSGIANGARHGILFKNGAQLERIGQVRAIAFDKTGTLTTGKLQVVDVLSNQRSTDRLLQVAAALESLSEHPIGEAIVQSARQENLTWVEAVNGQAQAGRGITGKIEHQIAVVGKATFVQAQAKPVSRALTEQSQQWEAEGKTVVWVAYAGEVLGIIAVADTVRPAAAQAIARLKRLGIERIVMLTGDNSRTAHSIAQQVGVDQVYAELLPEDKVGVIRQLQKQYQTVAMVGDGINDAPALAQASVGIAMGAAGSDVALETADIVLMADRLERLEHAIRLGRRAQGIVKQNIVFALSFVGVLLILNFTGNITLPFGVLGHEGSTVVVTLSGLRLLRS; the protein is encoded by the coding sequence ATGGTTTCTACTTCTGCTTTCCGCGTTCACTTTCCTAACCTCCTGAAGAAACACCCCGATGCAGTCGCGGCGATCTCTTGTGCAGTTCTGGTTTTCCTGGGCTGGCAAACGCTCAATTTTGGCTGGATTGGAGTTGCCCTGTTCATTCTGACCGCTGCTTACGTGATTGGTGGGTTTGAGAGTGCGCGTGAAGGCTTGACAACCCTATTTAAAGAAAAAGAACTCGATGTAGACTTGCTGATGATTGTGGCAGCCCTGGGAGCGGCAGGTCTGGGACTATGGCGGCGGGAATATTACATGATTGTGGATGGTGCTGTCCTCATCCTGATTTTTGCGATTAGTGGCGCACTTGAAGGATATGCCATGCAGCGAACGGAGCGGAGTATTCAGGGGTTGATGAGTTTAACCACCGATACAGCGCGAGTGATGCGGAACGGGCAGGAACGAACTATACCGATTTCTGAGCTAAGGATTGGCGATCAAGTCTTGGTCAAACCGGGAGAATTAGTGCCGACCGATGGTTTGGTCATGGAAGGATTCAGTACATTGAACCAGGCTTCAATCACAGGAGAATCGATTCCTGTAGAGAAAACCGTTGGTGATGAGGTTTTTGCAGGTACGATCAATGGCAGTGGTGCGCTGCGGCTCAAGATTCATCAACCGCCCGAAAGTAGCTTGATTCAGCGAGTCATCCGTCTCGTCCAGCAAGCTCAAAACGAAGCACCACCCTCGCAGCAATTTATCGAACGATTTGAGCGAGGCTATGCGAAGGTTATTGTCATTGCAGGGATCTTGCTAGGAACTTTGCCTCCTTTCCTATTGGGCTGGAACTGGGAAGATACAATTTATCGAGCCTTAATTTTTCTTGTCGTTGCGTCGCCCTGCGCGTTGATGGCATCTATTATGCCAACTGTGCTATCGGGGATTGCCAATGGGGCGCGGCATGGAATCTTGTTCAAGAATGGGGCGCAATTAGAACGGATCGGGCAAGTGAGGGCGATCGCCTTTGATAAAACCGGAACGCTGACGACTGGCAAGCTTCAAGTAGTTGATGTTCTGTCAAACCAGCGATCCACCGACCGATTACTTCAAGTAGCGGCGGCATTAGAGAGTTTGTCTGAGCATCCCATTGGTGAAGCGATCGTGCAGTCTGCTCGTCAAGAGAATCTGACCTGGGTGGAAGCGGTCAACGGTCAAGCACAAGCCGGGCGAGGAATTACTGGAAAAATTGAGCATCAGATAGCTGTGGTTGGAAAAGCTACTTTTGTCCAGGCACAAGCGAAGCCTGTTTCAAGAGCATTGACTGAGCAAAGCCAGCAGTGGGAAGCAGAAGGAAAAACAGTAGTATGGGTTGCCTATGCGGGAGAGGTTCTAGGCATCATTGCCGTTGCCGATACCGTGCGACCTGCGGCAGCGCAAGCGATCGCCCGATTGAAACGTCTGGGAATTGAACGGATTGTCATGCTGACAGGGGATAACTCGCGCACTGCTCACAGCATTGCTCAACAGGTTGGGGTAGACCAAGTTTACGCAGAACTCTTACCAGAAGATAAAGTCGGTGTGATTCGACAGTTGCAAAAGCAATACCAAACTGTAGCAATGGTTGGGGATGGTATCAATGATGCACCCGCCTTAGCCCAGGCATCGGTCGGAATTGCGATGGGAGCCGCAGGCAGTGATGTTGCTCTGGAAACCGCAGATATCGTGTTGATGGCAGATCGCTTGGAGCGATTAGAACACGCGATTCGTCTGGGTCGTCGCGCTCAAGGCATTGTCAAGCAAAATATCGTGTTTGCCCTCAGTTTTGTGGGGGTTTTGCTAATTCTAAACTTTACTGGCAACATCACACTTCCATTTGGAGTTTTGGGGCATGAAGGCTCTACGGTTGTAGTGACGTTGAGCGGATTGCGATTACTAAGAAGTTAA
- a CDS encoding PepSY domain-containing protein: MKTSTKIALATALMSILGVGAVVKTVSASPFQNSIQVAQTSDGDGEANDATEAPEIKNNGVHNTKIAQASDGETNDDQQEQQEDKKLQALAKITAEQAKQAAETSVGTKASSVKLENEDGNLVYAVEIAQKEVKVDAGNGKVLYTENANQESDENEASRPKSSIQVTENNNEQETNEGSK; the protein is encoded by the coding sequence ATGAAAACTTCAACAAAAATCGCTTTAGCAACTGCTTTAATGAGTATTTTAGGTGTTGGTGCAGTGGTAAAAACCGTAAGTGCCTCCCCTTTTCAAAACAGTATACAAGTAGCTCAGACTAGTGACGGAGATGGCGAAGCTAATGACGCTACAGAAGCTCCTGAAATTAAGAATAATGGTGTTCATAACACTAAAATAGCTCAAGCAAGTGACGGTGAAACTAATGATGATCAACAAGAACAGCAAGAGGACAAAAAATTACAAGCTTTAGCTAAAATTACAGCAGAACAAGCTAAACAAGCTGCTGAAACCTCTGTCGGTACTAAAGCTAGTAGTGTAAAACTCGAAAATGAGGATGGTAACTTAGTTTATGCTGTAGAAATTGCTCAGAAAGAAGTGAAAGTTGACGCTGGTAATGGTAAGGTTCTCTACACTGAGAATGCTAACCAGGAAAGTGATGAAAATGAAGCTTCTCGTCCCAAGAGTAGCATTCAAGTTACAGAGAATAATAACGAACAGGAAACAAATGAAGGCAGTAAATAG
- a CDS encoding sensor histidine kinase, whose product MFEKIRRRLLLSYLIVLSLILGGFAVAVRIVFTHSLHKQQTEKLAALAQVAAANAEFDNGRIKIENDLPQDKLFENHQGLNWFDTKGNLIEKQGQDILSLPVHVIEGEQINTVGKNRVQSVTLPIISSDDKQFIGYVRASQSLEEFDETLNKLDLGLGGGIVVALIISSVGGVWLTRQAMQPIEESFERLKQFTADASHELRSPLMAIKSNAGVALKYPEGIRETDAEKFQAISSATNQMTRLTEDLLFLARQDNLPSRSKETVNLSSVLNNLVQLYQPQAIAKQINLKNQLTEKLYLLGDTNQITRLFTNLIQNAIHYTPSEGIVEITANRSASDIVVNVQDTGVGIAPKDLGNIFERFWRADKSRSYNSGGSGLGLAIAQAIAQNHGGLINVTSQLGIGSCFTVRLPASSLN is encoded by the coding sequence ATGTTTGAAAAAATTCGCCGTCGTTTACTGTTGTCTTATTTAATCGTATTGTCACTAATCTTAGGTGGATTTGCAGTTGCTGTTCGGATTGTCTTTACCCATAGCCTCCATAAACAACAAACAGAGAAACTTGCTGCATTAGCACAAGTTGCTGCTGCTAATGCAGAGTTTGATAACGGGAGAATTAAAATTGAAAATGACTTACCTCAAGATAAATTATTTGAAAATCATCAAGGATTAAACTGGTTTGATACTAAAGGTAATCTAATCGAAAAACAGGGACAAGATATTTTAAGTTTACCTGTTCATGTAATAGAAGGAGAACAAATTAATACAGTTGGTAAAAATCGTGTCCAGTCTGTCACTTTACCAATTATTAGTAGTGACGATAAACAATTCATTGGGTATGTAAGAGCCAGTCAATCTTTAGAAGAATTTGATGAAACTTTAAATAAATTAGATTTGGGACTAGGTGGTGGAATAGTTGTAGCTTTGATTATTAGTAGTGTTGGTGGAGTTTGGCTGACTCGTCAAGCGATGCAACCAATTGAAGAAAGCTTTGAACGGTTAAAACAGTTTACTGCTGATGCTTCCCATGAACTCCGCAGTCCTTTAATGGCGATTAAAAGTAATGCAGGGGTAGCACTAAAGTATCCAGAAGGAATACGAGAAACTGATGCAGAAAAATTTCAAGCTATTTCTAGTGCTACTAATCAAATGACTCGACTTACAGAAGACTTACTATTTTTAGCTCGTCAAGATAATCTTCCTAGCCGGAGTAAAGAAACTGTTAATCTCAGTTCAGTTTTAAATAACTTAGTACAACTATATCAACCGCAAGCGATCGCTAAACAAATTAATCTGAAAAACCAATTAACTGAAAAGCTTTATTTATTAGGTGATACAAATCAAATAACACGATTATTTACTAATTTAATTCAAAATGCTATACATTACACACCGTCAGAAGGGATAGTAGAAATCACAGCTAATCGTTCTGCTTCAGATATAGTAGTTAATGTTCAAGATACAGGTGTAGGAATTGCACCAAAAGATTTAGGAAATATTTTTGAACGTTTTTGGCGAGCAGATAAATCACGTTCTTATAATTCTGGTGGTTCTGGTTTAGGGTTGGCTATTGCTCAAGCTATTGCTCAAAATCACGGTGGATTAATTAACGTCACAAGTCAATTGGGAATTGGAAGTTGTTTTACAGTGCGTTTACCAGCAAGTTCTCTTAATTAA